The following nucleotide sequence is from Pseudonocardia sp. C8.
TCCGGTCGTCGTCGCGTCGGCCAGCAGCACCGAGCCGACCGGCCCGAGGCCCCTTCGGACCAGCACCGACCGGCACGCCCGGAGCGTCGCACCGGTGGTGACGACGTCGTCGACCAGCAGCACCGGTTCCCGGCCCGGGCCCGCCCGTCCGGCCGGCGCGGTCGTGCGCAGTGCCGCCGCGAGGTTCGCCGCCCGGGCCGCCGCACCCAGGCCGACCGAGTCCCGCGCGCGCCGGTCGAGTGCGAGGGCCACCACGGTGCGGGCAGGCAGCCCGGCCGCGGCCAGACGCGTCTCGAGCGCCCGGCACAGCCGGAGCACGTGGTCCCCTCCGCGGGCCCGCGCGGCGCACGGACGGGACGGGGCCGGCACGAGCCGGACACCGCCCGGGTCGCTCCCGGCCGGGAGCACCGCCGCGACCGCCGGGACGAGCAGGGCCGCCAGGTCCGGCGCGAGATCGCGGCGCCCGCGCTCCTTGTAGGCGAGCACGGCCCGGCGCAGCGGCCCGCGGTACCGCCCCGCCGCGACCACCCGGCCGGCACCCGGCACCCGGACCGCGAACGGGCCCGCGGTGTCCTCGGCGCAGGCCGGGCACCAGCCGCCGCCGCCCGGCGGCCCGGCCCCGCAGCCACCGCAGGTTCGGGGCAGCAGCAGGTCCAGCAACGCCGCGAACGGGGACGGGGACCGGGTCGTCGTCATGCGGGCAGGATCCACCGAGGGCCCGGCCGGCGACGTCCGCGCGGCGCCGCCGGGCCCGAGTTGTCCACAAGTGGGAAATCCATCCACAGGGAGCGAACTCGCCCGTCCCGCGGCGCTCCACCGGCCCATCCTGGAGCGCGGCCGGCCCGCGGGGGCCGGCCCACGGTCAGCCCGGGTAGAAGGGGCGCGCGGCGGTGGAGGACCCCACCGACTGCCGCCACGCGTCCAGGTCGCCGCCGGAGTAGCTCCAGAGCCCGGTCCGGTCGGTCACGTAGATCTCCCGCCCGGGGGCCGCGGCCACCGCACGCAACGGAGAGGTGAGGTTCGTGCCGGGAACCTGGTCGAGGGTCAGCCCGTCGACGGTGACCAACGAGACCGGGCGGTCGGAGTCGGCCGCCACCACGAGCTGCTCGCCGGAGCGCCAGTCGACGGCGACCACGTCACGCAGCTCGCGGGGCCGGAGCTCGCGCAGCTCGCCGATCGACACCGAGCCGCCCGGGCCGGGGACGACCGGCCCGACCAGGGCCCGCCCACCGGCGACGACGGCGATCCGCCCGCCCTCGCGGGAGAGCGCGACGTCCCGGAGCTCGCCCAGGCCGGCGAGGCGCCCGGCGTCCAGCGGAGCCTCCGCCGGCGGCCCCTGGGCCGGGGCCGCGACCCGCCGGAGCCGGCCGTCGGCCACCGCCCAGATCTCGTCACCCGCGGCGTTCCAGCTCAGCGCCGTCACGGTGGCGCCGGAGACCGGCGTCGCCGTGAGCTGGCCCCCGGCCGGGCCGGTCAGCAGCCGCTGGGTGCCGGTCTCCTCCCGGGAGACCACCGCGATCCGGCCGCCGCGCGCGGACGCGGCGGCGTCGACGACGTCGAACGAGCCGTTGCCCGCCTGGCCGGCCACCGGGGTCTCCCGTCCGCCCTCGCCGAGCTGGTGGACCCGGCCGCCGTCGACGACCATCGGGAAGCTCGGGAGCTGGTCGGGAGCCATGACCATCCCGGCGAAGTCGTCCCGGGTGACCTCGGGCCGGTCGGGCAGCAGCGGGTCGCCGTCGGACAGCAGCCGCACGCGCGGCACGCTGACCTCGGCGAGGGTCAGCGAGACCTGGGCGGCGAGCAGCCGCCGGTCCCGGTCGGACAGCCCGGAGACCCCGGTGAGGTCGACGACCACGGCGCCGTCCGGCGACTCGGTGACGGCCGAGCGCAGCCGGGCGGTCGCCGGGAACAGCGTGACGGCCGCGCCCGCCAGCCCCCTCGACGGTCCGCGCAGCAGCACGTCGGTCGCCCGGGCGGCGAGCTGCGCCGGCCGGGTGCTGGGGATGTAATGGGTGTCGGCCATCAGCGTGCCCCGCGCCGGGTCGACGAACCACGCCCGGACCGAGCGGTAGTTCGCCCGGAAGTCGGAGAGCCGCACCATCACCCCCGGCGGGAGCCGCTCGACCCGCCAGTGGTCGTCCTGCCGGACCACACCGATGTCGACCTCGACGGGCGCGGGTGCCGTCTCGAACGCCCCGGCCGCGCTGACCGTCCCGAGCCGGGTGCCCCGTACGCGCACGACCGCGCGGTCCGGGCCCGCGTCGGCGCTCCGCGGCGCGAAGACGGTGTCGAACCGCTCGGAGAGGACGGTCAGCGACGCCCCGTCGTCCCAGTTCGCGGCGGGGGCGGCCAGGTAGCGGCGAGCGGATGCGTGCCGGTCGTCCGGGCGGCCGGAGGCGTAGACGAACCCGCGGACCAGGCCCAGCGGGTCGCTGTCCTCGATCGGGCCGTCCGGCACGGTGCCGCCGGTGTCGCCGGTCTGGCGCAGCACCTGCACCGACGAGTGCTCGGGCACGGTCGCGCACCCGGCGAGCACCGCGAGGCAGACCAGCAGCCCGACCACGGTCACCTTGCTCACCGGTCACCGCCCGGGTCGGTGATGGCGCGTTCGGCCGGCCGGACCGGCGCGGGGTCGTGCCCGCCGGCGTTCCGGTCGTCCTCCGGCGTGTCCTCCCGGCCGCGCCAGTCGTCCCAGCGGGTCGCGATGCCGCGCGGCGGTGTGGGCACCGAGGATCCGGGCCGCCCGTCGCGGCGCTCGTCGGGGTCGTCCTCGCCGGCCGGTGGGCCGAGTGGGAGCGGCGAGACCGAGATGTGCCCGCCGACCTGCCGGGGCAGCGTCAGCCGGAACGCCGACCCGTTGCCGGGTTCGCCCCAGGCCTGCAGCCAGCCGCCGTGCAGCCGGGCGTCCTCGATGCTGATCGACAGGCCGAGGCCGGTGCCGCCGCTGCGCCGCGCCCGGGACTCCTCGGCCCGCCAGAACCGGTTGAACACGAGGTCGGCCTCGCCGGGCCGCAGTCCGACACCGTGGTCGCGTACGAGCACGGCCACCGACGCCGGGTCGCCGGCCATCGTCACCTCCACCGGCCGTCCCTCACCGTGGTCGATCGCGTTCGCCACCAGGTTCCGGACGATCCGCTCGACCCGGCGCGGATCGGCCTCGACGTACTCGTCGGCGGGCAGGTCGAGCACGAGCTCGGTCCCGGCGTCCGCCGCCAGGCCGCGGACGGTGTCCACCGCGTGCCGTACCACCGCGGCCAGGTCGATCTGCTCGGCGCCCAGCTCCGCGACACCGGCGTCGAGCCGGGAGATCTCGAGCAGGTCGGCGAGCAGCGCCTCGAACCGGTCCAGCTCGGTGACCAGCAGCTCGGAGCTGCGCCGCAGGGCGGGCAGCAGCTCGTCCCGGGACGCGTACAGCACGTCGGCGGCCATCCGGACGGTGGTCAGCGGGGTGCGCAGCTCGTGGCTGACGTCCGAGGTGAACCGGCGCTGCAACGCGCCGAACTCCTCCAGCTGTGCGATCTGCGCGGCCAGGCTGCCCGCCATCTCGTTGAACGACTCGGCGAGGCGGGCCACCTCGTCCTCACCGCGGACGTCCATCCGCTCGTCGAGATGACCGCCCGCGAAGCGTTCCGCCACGTCGGCGGCCTGCCGGATCGGCCGCACCACCTGCCTCGTCACCAGGCTGGCGATCGCGGCGAGCAGCACGAGCAGCACGAGGCCACCGACGATCAGCGTGCTCTGGACCAGGTTGAGCGTCAGCCGCTCGCCCTCCAGCGGGAACAGCAGGTAGAACTGCAGCTCCCGGCCGGCCGTGGAGACCGGCTGCCCGATCACCAGCGTGGGCACGCCGTCGACGGTGGTGTACTGGCGGCTCACCCCGCCCTCGGCGACCGTGGCGCGCTGCTCGGGCGTGACCTGGGCGACGTCACCGGAGGAGATCTCCGGCCCGTTCCCGGAGCCGGTGGTCAGCGCGGCGCGGAACTCACCGGCCGCCGGCGACCCCGGGGCGACCCCCTGGGTGTTGGTGAGCCGCTGCAGCGCGGCGTCGAGCGTCTCCTGGGCCCCCTCCCGGTCCGGATCGACCCCGGAGAGTTCTCCCTCCAGCACCACGCGGCCGGCGTCGGCCTGCACGAGCGCGCCGTTGAGCTTGCTCTGCAGGAGTCGCTCGGCGATCTCGCTCTGCAACACCAGCCCGAGCACCAGCACGACGGCCGAGGACAGCGCGAGCGTCGACACCACGACGCGCAGCTGCAGCGACCGCCGCCAGGACGCCGCGACCAGCGCGCCGAGCTCGTGGGCTTGCGCGCGCAGCGGGGCGAGCGCGCGGGCCGCCCGGCGCATCCCCGGCAGCCGGGCGAGGCGGCGGCGCAGCCCGAACCGGGTCATCGCCGGAGCACCCGGGTCCCGTCTGGGCCGGGCGTCCCGCCGCCGGGACCGCGACCGCCGTCCATCACGGGGGCCCGGCCTTGTACCCCACCCCGCGCACGGTCAGGACGACCTCGGGGCGCTCCGGGTCGCGCTCCACCTTGGACCGCAGCCGCTGCACGTGCACGTTCACCAGGCGGGTGTCGGCGGCGTGCCGGTAGCCCCAGACCTGCTCGAGCAGGACCTCGCGGGTGAACACCTGGCGCGGCTTGCGGGCCAGCGCGACCAGCAGGTCGAACTCGAGTGGGGTGAGCGCGATCGGCCGGCCGCCCCGGGTCACCTGGTGCGCCGGGACGTCGATGTCGATCTCACCGATGGAGAGCTGCTCGGCCGGCTCGGCCTCGTTGCGCCGCACCCGGGCCCGGATCCGGGCGACGAGCTCCTTCGGCTTGAACGGTTTGACCACGTAGTCGTCGGCGCCCGACTCCAGGCCCAGCACGACGTCCACCGTGTCGCTCTTCGCGGTGAGCATGACGATCGGGATGCCGGACTCGGCGCGGATCGCCCGGCACACGTCGATGCCGTTCATCCCGGGCAGCATCAGGTCGAGCAGCACCACATCGGGCTGCGTGTCCCGGACGGCGGGCAGCGCCCGGGTCCCGTCGGAGACGACCGTGGTCTCGAACCCCTCGCCCCGCAGCACGATGGTGAGCATCTCGGCCAGGGCCGGGTCGTCGTCGACCACCAGCACGCGCGACTTCATACGGCCCAATATCCCACCCCGGGCTCGGCACCCGGGCGGGGAGGGCGGTCAGGCCGGCCGAACCGCACGAACGGCGGGTCGAACAGCTGACATCTGCGGCGAGTTGCGGTGTCACCTCCCGTGTGACGGTGATCACCATGGACGGACGCCGGCGTGGTCGCCGGCCCGGGCACCGCGAGGGAGAGAGCCATGGTCCAACTCGCAGGAGACGCGGCGTTCGTCACCGGTGGGCGGTCGCGGATCGCTCGCGGAGTCGCCGGCGCCCTTGTCGCCGCGGGCGCCAGGGTGGCGATCGCGGACGCCGACGAGTCCGGGCTCGCGGAGGCTGCCGACGAGCTGAGGCGTTCGGGCGGCACCGTGACGACCGTACGACTCGACGCCGGCGACGCGCAGAGTTGGACGGATGCGGCCGAGGCGGCTGAGGACGCGCTCGGCCGCATCTCGATCGTGTGCGACCTGGACGACGAGGCCGGGAGCAGGGCGACCGGCGACGAGCCGTTCCGGGTGTGCCGGTGGACGTCCGGGGTCGGGACCGGCCGGCGCCTCCCCGCGGCGCACACGTTCCTCCCCCGGTTCCGGGCCCGGGGGGTGCGCCCCCACATCCTGAGCACGGCGCCGGTCTCCGGCCTGGTGGCGATGGGGCTGCTCGTCCCCGGCTCGGTCGCGACCCGCGTCCGCTACACGGTGGGCGTGGCAGCGGCCGGGCTGTTCGGGTCCGCGAGGAGCGGGCAGGCCGCAGGGGCCGTCCACGCCGGCCCCGCCGCGGCAGCCGGTCCGACCGAGGTCGGCCGGCAGATCGTCGAGGCGCTCCCCCGGGACGGGTACCTCATCGCGACCCAGCGGGAGTGGACGACGTCGACGCCGTCGACCGCAGCACTGCTGCCGATCCCGGCCTGACCGGTCACGCCGGTGCCGCTCGAACGGCGGGTCGCACGGCCGGCATCCGCCGCACTTGGCGGTGGCCCGGTCGACGGGCCGTTGCCCATCATCGAAACCAGCCCACCAACGGCGGTGCGGCGACGCCGTCTCGAGGAGAGAATATGGTCTGGCCTGCTGGGGAAGCTGCCTTCGTCACCGGGGCCGCGTCCGGGATCGGCCTCGGGATCGCCCGCGCGCTGGTCGGCGCCGGCGCGAAGGTGGCGCTCGCCGACGTCGACGAGGCCCGGCTCTCCGAGGTCGCCGAGGAGCTGCGCACGGCAGGCGGCACGGTGACCGCCGTGCCGCTCGACGTCAGCGACGAAGCGGGCTGGACGGCTGCGGCCGACACCGCGGAGGCCGCACTCGGTCCGATCTCGATCCTGTGCAACGTCGCCGGCGTCAACGGTGGCGGCACGATCGAGGACACCCCCTTCAAGGTCTGGCGCTGGGTCCAGGGCGTGAACATCGACGGCATGTTCCTGGGCGTGCACACGTTCGTCCCGCGGATGAAGGCCCGCGGCACCCGCGCCCACATCCTCAACACGGCGTCGATCTCCGGCCTGGTCGCGATGCCGCACGTCGGCGCGTACACCGCATCGAAGTTCGCATCCGTCGGGTTCACCAAGGTCCTGCGCCAGGAACTCGGCGACACGGACATCGACGTCTCGCTGCTCGTTCCCGGCACCGTCGCAACCCGGATCAACTACACCGCCGGCGAGGCCGAGGCCCGGCTGCTCGACCGGGAACCGAACCGCGAGGTCATCGAGGCCAACCACGCCGTCCTCGCCAAGGGCGCAGACCCGGACGCGGTCGGGCAGCAGGTCGTCGAAGCGCTCCAGGAGCGCGCGCCCGTCATCGTCACCCACCGCGAATGGGGCGAGCTCCACCGCCGCGAATGTGCCGAGATCGGGGCGGCGTTCGACGCGTTCGACGGCCGCCACGGTCCGGACACGACGGCCCGGATGCTCCTCGACGGCGCCACACCGGTCTCGGCCTGACCACCACACCGCCCCACCCGGAAGGTTGATCGCGTGTCCACGATGAACGCCGCCGTCTGCACGCGGGGCGAGCTGACCGTGCGGGAGGTTCCCGCGCCGCGACCGGGCCCCGGACAGATCCTGCTCGACGTCGCCCGGGCAGGGATCTGCGGCTCGGACCTCCATGCCCGCGTGCACGCCGACCATCTGGCGGACATGTCGGCGACCGTCGGCTACACCGACGCCCCGCGATCCGAGGACGAGGTCGTCTTCGGGCACGAGATCTGCGGGGAGGTCGTCGAGTACGGCGCCGGCACCCACCGCCGGTGGAGCCCCGGCAGCCTCGTGGTGGCGATGCCGATGATCCGCAACGGGCGGACGCCGTACATCCTCGGCACCTCCAAGCACGTGACCGGGGCGTACGCCGAGCAGATCGTCGTGCAGGAGTCGTTCACGTTCGACGTGCCGAACGGCATGCCGGCGCAGCACGCCGTCCTCACCGAGCCGATGGCCGTGGGGTGGCACGCCGTCCGCAAGAGCCGGATCACCAGGAAGCAGACCGCCTACGTCATCGGCTGCGGCCCGGTCGGCCTCGCGGTCATCGGGATGCTCAAGGCCGCCGGCGTCCGCACGATCATCGCCTCGGACCTCTCCCCCGCCCGGCGGGATCTCGCCGGCCGGCTGGGTGCCGACGTCGTCGTCGACCCCCGCACCGCGGACCCCTTCGAGTCGTCACCGCACCCGCCGAAGCTCAGCACGATCCCCGAGTTCCTCAACCTCGGCTTCGACGCGATGGAGAAGCTCCGCCGGATCCCGCGCACGCCCTGGTGGCTGGCCTTCCGCGCCATGCACGGCCTCCGGCTCGGCGACTCCCGTCCGGTGGTGTTCGAGTGCGTCGGGGTCCCCGGCATGATCGACAGCATCCTGGGCTCGGCACCCCTGATGAGCACGGTGGTCGTGGCCGGTGCGTGTCTCGAACCGGACACCTTCCACCCGAGCCGGGCGATCGGCAAGGAGATCGACGTCCTGTTCTCGGTCGGCTACGACCCGGGCGAGTTCCGCGACACGCTGCACATGCTCGCGGACGGGACCGTCGACCCGAGCCCGCTCGTCACCGGCACCGTCGGGCTGCACGGCGTCGAGGCCGCATTCAGCGCGCTGGGAGATCCGGAGCGCCACGCCAAGATCCTGATCGACCCGCGCAGCGACGCGGTCGCTCCCTGATCCGCTTCGATCGGAGGAAACCCCGTTGACCGATTCCGACGGCACACAGACCCCGCTCGCACCGCGGTTCGACCCCGAGATCGAGGACGCACTGTTGGCGCTTCGGGATGCCACCCCTGCGTTGAGCGACGACAACCTCGGTGCGCTCCGGCGCATCTTCGACGATGCTCCGCCACCGGACCTCACCGCCGGCGGTCGGATCGTCGTCGACGAACGCCTCGTCCCCGGCCCCGCCGGGGCACCGGACGTTGCGC
It contains:
- the mtrA gene encoding MtrAB system response regulator MtrA, which gives rise to MKSRVLVVDDDPALAEMLTIVLRGEGFETTVVSDGTRALPAVRDTQPDVVLLDLMLPGMNGIDVCRAIRAESGIPIVMLTAKSDTVDVVLGLESGADDYVVKPFKPKELVARIRARVRRNEAEPAEQLSIGEIDIDVPAHQVTRGGRPIALTPLEFDLLVALARKPRQVFTREVLLEQVWGYRHAADTRLVNVHVQRLRSKVERDPERPEVVLTVRGVGYKAGPP
- a CDS encoding zinc-binding dehydrogenase; protein product: MNAAVCTRGELTVREVPAPRPGPGQILLDVARAGICGSDLHARVHADHLADMSATVGYTDAPRSEDEVVFGHEICGEVVEYGAGTHRRWSPGSLVVAMPMIRNGRTPYILGTSKHVTGAYAEQIVVQESFTFDVPNGMPAQHAVLTEPMAVGWHAVRKSRITRKQTAYVIGCGPVGLAVIGMLKAAGVRTIIASDLSPARRDLAGRLGADVVVDPRTADPFESSPHPPKLSTIPEFLNLGFDAMEKLRRIPRTPWWLAFRAMHGLRLGDSRPVVFECVGVPGMIDSILGSAPLMSTVVVAGACLEPDTFHPSRAIGKEIDVLFSVGYDPGEFRDTLHMLADGTVDPSPLVTGTVGLHGVEAAFSALGDPERHAKILIDPRSDAVAP
- a CDS encoding ComF family protein, giving the protein MTTTRSPSPFAALLDLLLPRTCGGCGAGPPGGGGWCPACAEDTAGPFAVRVPGAGRVVAAGRYRGPLRRAVLAYKERGRRDLAPDLAALLVPAVAAVLPAGSDPGGVRLVPAPSRPCAARARGGDHVLRLCRALETRLAAAGLPARTVVALALDRRARDSVGLGAAARAANLAAALRTTAPAGRAGPGREPVLLVDDVVTTGATLRACRSVLVRRGLGPVGSVLLADATTTGRV
- a CDS encoding SDR family NAD(P)-dependent oxidoreductase produces the protein MVQLAGDAAFVTGGRSRIARGVAGALVAAGARVAIADADESGLAEAADELRRSGGTVTTVRLDAGDAQSWTDAAEAAEDALGRISIVCDLDDEAGSRATGDEPFRVCRWTSGVGTGRRLPAAHTFLPRFRARGVRPHILSTAPVSGLVAMGLLVPGSVATRVRYTVGVAAAGLFGSARSGQAAGAVHAGPAAAAGPTEVGRQIVEALPRDGYLIATQREWTTSTPSTAALLPIPA
- a CDS encoding SDR family oxidoreductase is translated as MVWPAGEAAFVTGAASGIGLGIARALVGAGAKVALADVDEARLSEVAEELRTAGGTVTAVPLDVSDEAGWTAAADTAEAALGPISILCNVAGVNGGGTIEDTPFKVWRWVQGVNIDGMFLGVHTFVPRMKARGTRAHILNTASISGLVAMPHVGAYTASKFASVGFTKVLRQELGDTDIDVSLLVPGTVATRINYTAGEAEARLLDREPNREVIEANHAVLAKGADPDAVGQQVVEALQERAPVIVTHREWGELHRRECAEIGAAFDAFDGRHGPDTTARMLLDGATPVSA
- a CDS encoding LpqB family beta-propeller domain-containing protein, with the protein product MSKVTVVGLLVCLAVLAGCATVPEHSSVQVLRQTGDTGGTVPDGPIEDSDPLGLVRGFVYASGRPDDRHASARRYLAAPAANWDDGASLTVLSERFDTVFAPRSADAGPDRAVVRVRGTRLGTVSAAGAFETAPAPVEVDIGVVRQDDHWRVERLPPGVMVRLSDFRANYRSVRAWFVDPARGTLMADTHYIPSTRPAQLAARATDVLLRGPSRGLAGAAVTLFPATARLRSAVTESPDGAVVVDLTGVSGLSDRDRRLLAAQVSLTLAEVSVPRVRLLSDGDPLLPDRPEVTRDDFAGMVMAPDQLPSFPMVVDGGRVHQLGEGGRETPVAGQAGNGSFDVVDAAASARGGRIAVVSREETGTQRLLTGPAGGQLTATPVSGATVTALSWNAAGDEIWAVADGRLRRVAAPAQGPPAEAPLDAGRLAGLGELRDVALSREGGRIAVVAGGRALVGPVVPGPGGSVSIGELRELRPRELRDVVAVDWRSGEQLVVAADSDRPVSLVTVDGLTLDQVPGTNLTSPLRAVAAAPGREIYVTDRTGLWSYSGGDLDAWRQSVGSSTAARPFYPG
- the mtrB gene encoding MtrAB system histidine kinase MtrB; amino-acid sequence: MTRFGLRRRLARLPGMRRAARALAPLRAQAHELGALVAASWRRSLQLRVVVSTLALSSAVVLVLGLVLQSEIAERLLQSKLNGALVQADAGRVVLEGELSGVDPDREGAQETLDAALQRLTNTQGVAPGSPAAGEFRAALTTGSGNGPEISSGDVAQVTPEQRATVAEGGVSRQYTTVDGVPTLVIGQPVSTAGRELQFYLLFPLEGERLTLNLVQSTLIVGGLVLLVLLAAIASLVTRQVVRPIRQAADVAERFAGGHLDERMDVRGEDEVARLAESFNEMAGSLAAQIAQLEEFGALQRRFTSDVSHELRTPLTTVRMAADVLYASRDELLPALRRSSELLVTELDRFEALLADLLEISRLDAGVAELGAEQIDLAAVVRHAVDTVRGLAADAGTELVLDLPADEYVEADPRRVERIVRNLVANAIDHGEGRPVEVTMAGDPASVAVLVRDHGVGLRPGEADLVFNRFWRAEESRARRSGGTGLGLSISIEDARLHGGWLQAWGEPGNGSAFRLTLPRQVGGHISVSPLPLGPPAGEDDPDERRDGRPGSSVPTPPRGIATRWDDWRGREDTPEDDRNAGGHDPAPVRPAERAITDPGGDR